Within Micromonospora parathelypteridis, the genomic segment CCGGGCGCAGACCGTGCCGCTGGCGCGGGTGCAGACCGTGCGGGCCACCTGGCCGCTGCTCTGGCGGGTGAACGGCTGGCTGCGGCTGCGCCTTGAGGTGGCCGGGTACTCCGTCGCCGAGGCCGACGACCGCAACCGGCCCGACCGGCTGCTACCGGTCGGCGACCTGCCGACGGCGACGATGATCGTCGCCGAGGTGCTTCCGGGGGTACGCCTCGACGCGCTCGCGCTGACCCCGCCGCCCCGCCGAACCCGTTGGCTGCATCCGCTGGGCCGTGCCGCGTTCGGCGCGGGGCTGTTCGACGAGGTGTTCGTCACCCGGTCCGGGCGGCTCACGCAGCAGTTGGTGATCGTGCCGTACGCCCGCATCCAGAGCGTGCGGGTCGTGCAGGGGCCCCTCCAGCGCCGCCTGGGCCTGGCCTCCGTGCACGCGGACACCGCGGGCGGGTCCGGCGCCACGGCCCAGGACCGGGACCTGGCCGAGGCCTGGACCCTGGCCGCCGACCTAACTGCCCGAGCCCAAACCGCCCGCCACCCCACCTAACCCGCCCCACTCAATCCCGCGCTCACCCCCCGGTTGATCATGAAGTTATTGCCCCGACACGCCGGGCGGGAGGGCAATAACTTCATGATCAACGGGGTGAGGGTGGGGGGCCCGGGGGGGGTGGGGGGTGGGGGGTGGGGGGTTAGTGGTCGGCGGGGGCGGGGGTTTGTTTGGGTGGTTGGCTGGGGGCTGGTTCCGCGTCGGCCTTTGGGTGGCGGGCGCGCCAGGCGACCCAACCGCGCTCCGCCAGGCCGACGACCAGGAAGGTCAGCCCGACGTAGGCCCAGCCGACCAGCACGTCGATGACGTAGTGCTCACCCGAGTAGACCAGGGTGAACGTCATCGCCAGCGGGTACGCGAGCAGCAGCGGCCACCAGCGGCGGCGGGTGGCGGTCAGGAAGAACAGCACCACGAACAGCGCCCACGCGGTGTGCAGCGACGGCATCGCGGCGACCGGGTTGGAGGCGATCTGGCCGGCGTTGAGCACGTTGCCGGCGCCGTGCATGCCGAACGCCTTCCAACCCCGGGTGGAGATCCGGGCGACCTCGGTGAGCAGCCCGTTCTGCGCCGCCCACCAGGGCGGGGCCGCCGGGTAGATGAAGTAGGTGACCAGGCCGGCGGCGCAGAGGAAGCCCCAGCGCCGCATGTACGCGGCCCAGCGGTGCCGGTCGCGCAGCCAGAGCACCGCGGCAGCGGTCAGCGTCACCACGAAGTGCGAGAAGTACACCCAGCTCGCCGCGATGTCCCACCAGTGCACCTGCGGGTGGTAGAGGTGCTGCTGCAACCAGACGGTGGGCACCTCGCCGCCGGTGGCCCAGCCGAACATGAACCGGTCGGCGACGATCAACTCCATGGCGTGCGGGGTGGCCCCGTTGTCGGCGAACCCGCGCGAGAGGTTGTACACGACGAACAGCAGCACCACCGGCACCCAGTCCCGGGCGAAGCGCAGGTGACTGCGCCACGGCCGGTCGCTGTTCCAGGCGATGGTCGCCGCCCAGATCCAGACGAAGGCGTACGTCGGGTCGGTGGGCAGCCCGATGGCCAGCCACGCGGCGAGGAAGGCGGCCGCCCAGACACTCATGGCGACGACACGCCGACGGCCCCCGTCGGCGGACGCGGGCGGGTCGGTCCGGGCGGGGGGCTGGGGGTCAGTCACGACGGCCATCGTCGTCAAGGTTAACGACGGGGGCGGCATCGACCGACGGGGACCACCCGGCGAAGCCGTGCACAGGTGGGCGGACGGTCGGTGCCGGGATCCTCGGGCGCGTGTTCGGCGGGGTCGGCGAGCACCTAGGCTGACGACCATGCAGGAGCAGCCCGAGCCGGCCTTCGCGCCGGGTCTGACCGCCCAGGTCGAGTTGACCGTCACCGACGCGGATACCGCCCAGGCGGTCGGTTCCGGTGACGTACCGGTGCTGGGCACGCCTCGGGTGCTCGCGCTCGCCGAGGCGGCCACCGTCGCGGCGACGGCGACCGGGATGCCGCCCGGGTCGACGACCGTGGGGACGCGTGTCGAGCTGGAGCACCTGGCCCCGACCGTGGTTGGCCGGACCGTCCGGGCGCAGGCCCTGCTGGCCACGGTCGACGGTCGCCGGCTGTCGTTCGAGGTCACCGTCAGTGACGGTGACCAGACGGTGGCCCGGGGCCGGGTGGACCGGATCCTGGTGGACCGGCAACGCTTCGTCGAGCGCGCCGGGCGGGCGTCGTGAACGCCGGTTTCGTCGAGGTCGCCGACCGGGTGTACGTGAGACGGGAGCCGCTGCTGCGGGTCAACGTCACGCTGGTCGTCGGCGACGACGAGGCGCTGCTGGTGGACACACTGTCGTCGGCCGCCCAGGCCACCGAACTGGCCACCGCCGTCCGGGCGGTCACCGACCGTCCGTTGACGCTGGTCAACACCCATCACCACTACGACCACTGCTTCGGCAACGCCGTCCTGGCCGGCGACCCGCCCCGCCCGGTGTACGCGCACGAGCTGGCCGCCGCCGCTCTGCGCACGGAGCCGGAGCGGCTGCGCCGGGAGGCGTACGAGGAGGTGCGGACGGAGCATCCCGCGCTCGCCGCCGAGCTGGCCGACACTCCGCTGCTCGCCCCGACGCACACCGTGCGGATCGAGACGTCGCTCGACCTGGGTGGCCGGCGGGTGCTGCTGCGGCACCCGGGGCGGGGGCACACCGAGGCGGATCTGGTGGTGCATGTGCCGGACGCGGACGTGCTGGTCGCCGGGGACCTGGTGGAGCAGAGTGGCCCGCCAGCCTTCGAGGACTCGTACCCCCTGCAGTGGCCGGACGCGGTCGCGGACCTGCTGCGGCTGACCACCGCGCGCACGGTGGTGGTGCCGGGCCACGGCGACCCGGTGGACGTCGACTTCGTCCGCGCCCAGCACGCCGAGCTGGTGCGACTGGCCTGGCTGATCCGGGCTGCGCACACCGGCAGCGCGCCGCCGGAGCGGGTGGCCGCCGAGGCCCCCTTCGGAGCCCGCGCCGCCCTGATCGCTGCCCGGCGCGGCTACAGCGAGCTCGACGGCGAGGCCTAGGCCGCGAAGCGGCGCTCGACGGCGGCGCGGGTGGGCATGGCGGTGGCGCCGCCCGGGGACTCACAGACCAGGCCCGCCACTCGCAGCGCGAACGCCACCCGCTCGACCCAGCCTCCCGGGTCGGTCGGTTCGCCGTCGTTCAGCAGGTCGGCGATGAGCGCGGCCATCACCGAGTCACCGGCACCGGTGGCGTCGATCGCGTTGACCTTCAGGGCTGGCACCAGGACCGGGTCCGCGTCGGCCGCGGCCAGCACCGCACCGGCCGCGCCAAGCGTCACCACCACCGTGGCGGCCCCCAACTCGCGCAGGTACGCCGCCACCCCCTCGACCGGTTCACCCGGGTAGAGCAGCCCGGCGTCGGCCGCGCTCAGCTTGACCAGGTGCGCGCCGGCGGCGAACTCGGCCACCACCTCGCGCAACCCCTCCAACGCGGCCGGCCCGTTCAGCAGCCGGGGACGCACGTTCGGGTCGAAGACCCGCAGACCGGTGGCGAGCGACCAGGCGCGTCGGGCGGCGGCCAGCGTGCCGGGTTGGAGCAGCACGATCGAGCCGCAGTAGAGCACGTCGGCGCCCTCCAGCAGCGCGAGATCCAGATCGTCGGGGCCGAGCAGGCCGTAGGAGGCCGGTTCGCCGTAGAAGCGGAAGTCGGGTTCCGGCCCGGCGTACGTGACCACCGCGAGCGTGGTCGGTGCGGGCACCGTGACCGCTCCGGCCACCCCGACGTCGGCGTCGGTCAGGAAGGTGCGGATCCGCCCGCCCAGCACGTCGTCGCCGAGCGAGCCGACGAACTGTGCCGCGCCGCCGAGTCGGGCCACCCCGACGGCGACGTTGAGCGGCCCGCCGCCGATCGCCTGCCGGTAGACCCGCTCCCCGTCGCGCTCGGTGTCGAGCAGGTCGACGAGCGCCTCGCCGAGCACCACCGCGTATCCCATGCCGATCCTCTCGTCGTCGCCAACCGCCACCGCCCACCGAGCCCGACCGGCGTGGCACCAGGCTGGCACAGCAGGCGGCCCGGTGCGCACGGAAGGCGGCGCAACGACACGCGTTACACCGGGTGATGGATCGGCCCGTCGAGTGCTGTCAGCGGGTGGCCGGTCCCACCCCAGCGGCCCGCGACGATCTGCGCGGCCACGCTCACCGCGGTCTCCTCCGGGGTACGCCCGCCGAGGTCCAACCCGATCGGTGAGGCGAGCCGGGCCAGCTGCGCCGCATCGAGACCCGCCTCGCGCAGGCGCTTGTGCCGTTCGTCGTGGGTGCGTCGTGATCCCATCGCACCGACGTACGCCAGCCGGTGACGCAGTGCCAGCGCCAGCAGCGGCACGTCGAACTTCGGGTCGTGGGTCAGCACGCAGACGACGGTCCGCCCGTCGACCCGGCCGGCGTCCAACTCCGCCGCCAGGTAGCGGTGCGGCCACTGCACCACCACCTCGTCCGCCTCCGGAAACCGTCGCGCGGTGGCGAAGACCGGGCGGGCGTCACAGACGGTCACCCGGTAGCCGAGGAACGCGCCGATCCGGGCCACCGCCGCGGCGAAGTCGATCGCCCCGAAAACGATCATCCGGGGCGGGGTGGCGTGGACAGCCACGAACAGGCTGAGGCCGGTGCCCCGGCGCTGCCCGTGGTACCCGTACCGGAGCATTCCGCTGTGCCCGGCGTTGAGCAGCCCGACGGCGTCGGCGGTCGCGGCCGCGTCCAGCCGCTCAGCGCCGAGGGAGCCGATCACCTGGTCCCCGGTCAGCACCAGCCGGCGGCCCAGCCGCCCGGCCGGGTCGCCCGGCAGGTCGCGATCGTTGGCCGCCACGCAGGTGACCACCGCCGCCGGCTGGCCGGCACGGCGCGCGACGGCGACCGCGTCCCACTCCGCGATGGCGTCGGGTTCGATTCGCTCCACGAACACGTCGAGCATTCCGCCACAGGTCAGGCCCACGGCGTACGCGTCGTCGTCGCTGATTCCGTAGCGGATCAGCTCGGGGACGCCGGCGTCCAGCACGCGGTGGGCCCTCTCGTAGAGGTCGGCCTCCACGCAGCCACCGGAGACACTGCCGGTGACCGTGCCGTCGGCCGCCACCAGCATGGTGACGCCGGGTGGCTGTGGCGCGGACCGCCAGGTGGCCACAACGGTGGCCAGGGCGACCACCTCGCCGGCCCGGCACCGGCGGTGCACCTCGTCGAACACCTCGGGCACGCTGCCCACTCTCCGTTTCGTCGCTGATCGAGCCGGGCCACCAGGCCGGGTCGCCGCCTGAAACCCTTGCCCGCAAAAGCCGCAAAACGGCCTTAAGCCGAGGATATGGTCGGTTCCACCTGGAGGGAGTGTCAGTTGGTGAAGTCGTACGAGGCGCTGCGTACCGCGCCGAATCCGGACCACGCGATGGTCAGGGGTCCGGGCGAGGTGGCGGTCCATCTGCGCGTCAACGGCGAGAGTCGGACGACGAACCTGGAGCCACGGGTCAGCCTGCTCGACGCCCTCCGCGACCGGCTCGACCTGACCGGCACCAAGAAGGGCTGCAACCAGGGTGCCTGCGGAGCGTGCACGGTGTGGGTGGACGGTCGCCGCGTGCTGGCCTGCCTGACCCTGGCGATCACCTGCGAGAGCCGCGAGGTGACCACCATCGAGGGGCTGTCCGACGGGGACGCCCTGCACCCGATGCAGCAGGCCTTCCTGGACTGCGACGCGTTCCAGTGTGGGTACTGCACCCCCGGGCAGATCATGTCCGCGGTGGCTCTGCTGGCCGAGAGGCACGCCGGCGACGATACGGAGATCCGGGAGTGGATGAGCGGCAACCTCTGCCGCTGCGCCGCGTACCCACACATCCGCACGGCGATCCGCCGGGTCCGCGACGGGAGCGGTGGCGATGCGGCCCGTTAGCTACTCCCGGGCCTCCGATGTCGGCGCGGCCATCGGCGCGGTGAGCTCCGACCCGGAGAGCGCTTTCCTGGCCGGCGGCACCACCCAGGTCGACCTGCTGCGCATCTACGTCGAACAGCCGCGCCGCCTCGTCGACATCAACGACCTGCCGCTGAATCGGGTCGAGGCGCTGCCCGACGGTGGACTGCGGATCGGCGGGCTGGCCCGGATGAGCGACGTGGCCCAGGAGCCGGAGCTGGTCCGGCGCTACCCGATGGTCGCCGAGTCGTTGCTGCTCGGCGCCTCCCCGCAGCTACGCAACATGGCCACCATCGGAGGCAACCTGCTGCAGCGGGTGCGGTGCAGCTATTTCCGCGACACCGAGGCGGCCTGCAACAAGCGCGTCCCCGGGAGCGGGTGCAGCGCGCTGGAGGGCATCAACCGGGGGCACGCGGTCCTCGGCACCAGCGACCAGTGCATCGCCACCCACCCGTCCGACCTGGCTGTGGCGCTGGTCGCGCTCGACGCCGTGGTGCAGACCGAGGGGCCGGGCGGTGCACGGAGCATCCCCATCGACGACTTCTTCCTGCTGCCCGGCCAGACCCCGGAGCGGGAACACCCGTTGACCCACGGCGAGTTGGTGACCGGCATCGACCTGCCACCGGCACCGGTGGCGGCCACCTCCCGCTACATCAAGATTCGCGACCGCGAGTCGTACGAGTTCGCGCTCGCCTCGGTCGCGGTGGCCATCGCGGTCGACGACGGTCGGGTCACCGAGGTCCGGTTGGCCCTGGGCGGGGTGGCCACCAAACCGTGGCGGGCACGGGCTGCCGAGCGGGAGCTCAACGGCGCCCCGGCGACCACGGACTCGTTCACCCGCGCCGCGGCGGCCGAGCTGGCACCGGCGGTGTCGCACGGCATGAACGACTTCAAAGTCGAGCTGGCCCGACGTACCGTCGTCCGGGCTCTCGAGCAGATGACGCAGCGGGAGGGACCGGCATGAGCCCGGCGATCGGCGGCACGCTCAATCGGGTGGACGGTCGCGCCAAGGTGCGCGGGGACGCCCGCTACTCCGCCGAGGTCGCGGTGACCGGCCTGGTCCACGCCGTGCTGGTGAACGCGACGGTGGCCAGTGGCCGGATCACCGCGATCGACACCGCCGAGGCCGAGCGGGCCGACGGGGTGCTGGCCGTGTTCACCCACCGCAACCTGAGCCGGGTCGCCAGCGTGCCGCCGCTACTCCCGTCACTGGCCGGACTGGCCGCGCCGGGGCAGACCTTCTTTCCGATGCAGGACGAGGTCATCCACTACTCCGGTCAGCCGATCGCCATCGTGGTCGCCGACACCGTCGAACGCGCCGACCACGCCGGCACCCTGATCCGCGTCGAGTACGCCGCCACGCCCTCCATCACCCTGCTCGACCAGGCCCGCGACCAGGCGTACGTGCCCGAACGGATCTTCGGCGGGCTGCTGCCGGGGCAGGCATCCCGTGGTGACGTGGCGAAGGCGTTGGCTGAGGCGCAGGTGTGCGTGGACGCTACATATCGCTTCGCGCCCAACCACCACAACCCGATCGAGCCGTCGGCCAGCACCGCCGTCTGGGAGGACGTCGATCGGCTGACCATCTACGACTCGACCCAGGGGCCGAACGCCACCCAGTTCACCGTCGCGGCGCTGCTCGGCCTGCCACCCATCTCGATCCGGGTGGTGAGTCACGCCGTCGGCGGCAGCTTCGGCTCGAAGGCGATGATCTGGCATCACCCGGCGTTGGCCGCGCTCGCCGCCCGGCAGGTCGGCCGGCCGGTACAGCTGGCGCTGACCCGGGAGCAGATGTTCACCTCCTGCGGGCACCGCGAGGAGCAGGAGC encodes:
- a CDS encoding MBL fold metallo-hydrolase; translated protein: MNAGFVEVADRVYVRREPLLRVNVTLVVGDDEALLVDTLSSAAQATELATAVRAVTDRPLTLVNTHHHYDHCFGNAVLAGDPPRPVYAHELAAAALRTEPERLRREAYEEVRTEHPALAAELADTPLLAPTHTVRIETSLDLGGRRVLLRHPGRGHTEADLVVHVPDADVLVAGDLVEQSGPPAFEDSYPLQWPDAVADLLRLTTARTVVVPGHGDPVDVDFVRAQHAELVRLAWLIRAAHTGSAPPERVAAEAPFGARAALIAARRGYSELDGEA
- a CDS encoding (2Fe-2S)-binding protein, which translates into the protein MVRGPGEVAVHLRVNGESRTTNLEPRVSLLDALRDRLDLTGTKKGCNQGACGACTVWVDGRRVLACLTLAITCESREVTTIEGLSDGDALHPMQQAFLDCDAFQCGYCTPGQIMSAVALLAERHAGDDTEIREWMSGNLCRCAAYPHIRTAIRRVRDGSGGDAAR
- a CDS encoding phosphatase PAP2 family protein encodes the protein MAVVTDPQPPARTDPPASADGGRRRVVAMSVWAAAFLAAWLAIGLPTDPTYAFVWIWAATIAWNSDRPWRSHLRFARDWVPVVLLFVVYNLSRGFADNGATPHAMELIVADRFMFGWATGGEVPTVWLQQHLYHPQVHWWDIAASWVYFSHFVVTLTAAAVLWLRDRHRWAAYMRRWGFLCAAGLVTYFIYPAAPPWWAAQNGLLTEVARISTRGWKAFGMHGAGNVLNAGQIASNPVAAMPSLHTAWALFVVLFFLTATRRRWWPLLLAYPLAMTFTLVYSGEHYVIDVLVGWAYVGLTFLVVGLAERGWVAWRARHPKADAEPAPSQPPKQTPAPADH
- a CDS encoding FAD binding domain-containing protein, yielding MRPVSYSRASDVGAAIGAVSSDPESAFLAGGTTQVDLLRIYVEQPRRLVDINDLPLNRVEALPDGGLRIGGLARMSDVAQEPELVRRYPMVAESLLLGASPQLRNMATIGGNLLQRVRCSYFRDTEAACNKRVPGSGCSALEGINRGHAVLGTSDQCIATHPSDLAVALVALDAVVQTEGPGGARSIPIDDFFLLPGQTPEREHPLTHGELVTGIDLPPAPVAATSRYIKIRDRESYEFALASVAVAIAVDDGRVTEVRLALGGVATKPWRARAAERELNGAPATTDSFTRAAAAELAPAVSHGMNDFKVELARRTVVRALEQMTQREGPA
- a CDS encoding XdhC family protein; the protein is MPEVFDEVHRRCRAGEVVALATVVATWRSAPQPPGVTMLVAADGTVTGSVSGGCVEADLYERAHRVLDAGVPELIRYGISDDDAYAVGLTCGGMLDVFVERIEPDAIAEWDAVAVARRAGQPAAVVTCVAANDRDLPGDPAGRLGRRLVLTGDQVIGSLGAERLDAAATADAVGLLNAGHSGMLRYGYHGQRRGTGLSLFVAVHATPPRMIVFGAIDFAAAVARIGAFLGYRVTVCDARPVFATARRFPEADEVVVQWPHRYLAAELDAGRVDGRTVVCVLTHDPKFDVPLLALALRHRLAYVGAMGSRRTHDERHKRLREAGLDAAQLARLASPIGLDLGGRTPEETAVSVAAQIVAGRWGGTGHPLTALDGPIHHPV
- a CDS encoding thioesterase family protein, translating into MQEQPEPAFAPGLTAQVELTVTDADTAQAVGSGDVPVLGTPRVLALAEAATVAATATGMPPGSTTVGTRVELEHLAPTVVGRTVRAQALLATVDGRRLSFEVTVSDGDQTVARGRVDRILVDRQRFVERAGRAS
- a CDS encoding PfkB family carbohydrate kinase, which gives rise to MGYAVVLGEALVDLLDTERDGERVYRQAIGGGPLNVAVGVARLGGAAQFVGSLGDDVLGGRIRTFLTDADVGVAGAVTVPAPTTLAVVTYAGPEPDFRFYGEPASYGLLGPDDLDLALLEGADVLYCGSIVLLQPGTLAAARRAWSLATGLRVFDPNVRPRLLNGPAALEGLREVVAEFAAGAHLVKLSAADAGLLYPGEPVEGVAAYLRELGAATVVVTLGAAGAVLAAADADPVLVPALKVNAIDATGAGDSVMAALIADLLNDGEPTDPGGWVERVAFALRVAGLVCESPGGATAMPTRAAVERRFAA